From a single bacterium genomic region:
- a CDS encoding carboxypeptidase-like regulatory domain-containing protein → MKASKIYGTSRPGGDSLLIKKISRIIIILIIFVTYPCRGEFNSESHLIDIPTAYLGLATFSAGINMSFTTSKDPYPQDYNSYLRLQVFDRVQLGLSIYTAQLQVLDIEGKILNEGPYLPAIGIGSTYLTPNKFASPVSIGPGIGWKDDQTYEQRNSEKFSWFTVLTKDFGPYGVYTLGIGRGDFVGYGSRSYMFNSDLYSDTKNNNAIGIFWGGEVLLSEPVFGVMDFDGRDFNVGIKLKSEFWQMGFAVAKLEHRLKGAPNLYPRFACGGSVNSLLARHILRPDMGTLTVTVNNAGTGAPVYAVVSFPGKTVASLHTSRETGSCTIYLQPGTYWVRVGALGSLWTERRVYVDKGTTTVAYFNIRPLVSF, encoded by the coding sequence ATGAAAGCAAGCAAAATATATGGAACATCCCGCCCCGGCGGAGATAGTTTGTTAATTAAAAAAATTTCCCGGATAATAATAATTCTAATAATTTTTGTAACTTATCCCTGTAGAGGAGAATTTAATAGTGAATCACATTTAATAGATATACCTACGGCATATTTAGGATTGGCAACTTTTAGTGCCGGAATAAATATGTCGTTTACTACCTCGAAAGACCCATACCCACAGGATTATAATAGTTATTTAAGATTGCAAGTGTTTGACAGAGTACAACTGGGGTTATCAATATATACGGCACAATTACAGGTATTGGATATAGAAGGAAAGATATTAAACGAGGGGCCATATTTGCCTGCAATAGGCATAGGGAGCACGTATTTAACTCCAAATAAATTTGCAAGTCCGGTAAGTATAGGCCCGGGTATTGGCTGGAAAGACGATCAAACGTATGAACAGAGGAACAGTGAAAAATTCTCATGGTTTACGGTATTAACGAAAGATTTCGGCCCATACGGGGTTTATACTTTAGGAATAGGCCGGGGCGACTTCGTAGGATATGGCTCACGGTCATATATGTTTAATTCGGATTTATATTCTGATACAAAAAATAACAATGCAATAGGTATATTTTGGGGAGGAGAAGTATTGCTAAGCGAACCTGTATTTGGAGTAATGGATTTCGACGGAAGAGATTTTAACGTAGGAATAAAATTGAAATCGGAGTTCTGGCAAATGGGTTTTGCGGTAGCAAAGTTAGAACACAGACTGAAAGGTGCACCCAATTTATATCCAAGATTTGCTTGCGGCGGGAGTGTAAATTCTTTATTAGCGCGACATATATTAAGACCTGATATGGGGACTTTAACCGTGACGGTAAATAATGCAGGAACCGGAGCGCCTGTATATGCAGTAGTGTCGTTTCCCGGCAAAACGGTAGCGTCATTACACACATCTCGAGAAACGGGAAGCTGTACAATATATTTACAGCCCGGAACATATTGGGTAAGAGTTGGAGCATTAGGAAGTTTGTGGACAGAGCGTAGAGTATATGTAGATAAAGGAACAACAACGGTAGCTTATTTTAATATCAGACCGCTGGTATCATTCTAA
- a CDS encoding DUF6624 domain-containing protein, protein MSKSYKILIPLFLSLSISGLLSAQTYSDFIKLADEAYRNKDYLKSAESYEKALGQEEGKTKESNGVYYKAARSWALSGNAENALKNLNLLTNIIDTEASSGFLEYIKTDSTFASLHNKKGWKTVIKKLNGKIEKYETSFNKELVKELKDILEKDQRYRKQLEEVSEKYGWQSKELKELWEKQAEFDSSNLVRVETIIKKYGYPGKALVGTMLSSTAFLVIQHSDLKTQEKYLPLFQEAADKGELGWDDLALLIDRIHTGKGEKQIYGSQIRQTGGKYELFPIEDESNVNKRRAKVGLEPLEEYVKHWNMTYTVPDSEETQFAERMDNAVIMPVFVGENCHISNTLIVKLSNLTSDCIVDDTLYWESPEGWAVEPQNLPVKIAKKGSIVVKFKIKNKGERLYPTPQFSILLPYAKGKKYNVTRSVPVIRKAYANKTTTPPVIDGKISESVWRKPVSLLFSPNGNSTKIDSTYFYFSYDDSNLYVSAYCKESKIDSIFAASTEHDEAVYNDDCIGYFFQPDTAKNEVYQVYFNPLGTAFDQKISGMDADRNWNGVYEIKTSKGNNFWAVETRIPLSQFGVSGKPGQQWRLNFRRKQKRMQNSGDWQVPINYDPNTYGILIMK, encoded by the coding sequence ATGTCAAAATCATACAAAATTCTAATTCCATTATTTTTATCGCTTAGTATATCCGGTCTACTTTCAGCCCAGACTTATTCTGACTTCATCAAACTTGCAGACGAAGCTTATCGTAACAAAGACTATCTAAAATCCGCAGAGAGCTATGAAAAAGCGCTCGGGCAAGAAGAAGGCAAAACCAAAGAGTCTAATGGGGTTTATTATAAAGCCGCTCGTTCATGGGCATTATCCGGGAATGCAGAAAACGCTTTAAAAAACTTGAACCTTCTTACTAATATCATTGATACGGAAGCGTCATCAGGATTCTTAGAATATATTAAAACAGACTCTACTTTTGCAAGTCTTCATAATAAAAAAGGCTGGAAAACAGTTATTAAAAAACTTAACGGAAAAATAGAAAAGTATGAAACAAGTTTTAATAAGGAATTGGTTAAAGAATTAAAAGACATTTTGGAAAAAGACCAGCGGTATAGAAAACAATTGGAAGAAGTAAGCGAAAAATATGGCTGGCAATCAAAAGAGTTAAAAGAATTATGGGAAAAACAGGCAGAATTTGATTCCTCAAACCTTGTAAGAGTTGAAACAATAATTAAGAAATACGGTTATCCTGGCAAAGCTCTTGTAGGCACAATGCTAAGCTCTACTGCCTTTTTAGTAATTCAGCATTCTGACCTTAAAACACAAGAAAAATATCTTCCCCTCTTTCAGGAAGCCGCAGATAAAGGAGAATTGGGTTGGGACGATTTGGCTTTACTTATAGACAGAATCCATACAGGAAAAGGAGAAAAACAAATTTATGGGTCTCAAATCAGACAGACAGGCGGAAAGTATGAATTATTCCCGATTGAAGATGAATCAAATGTAAACAAACGACGCGCAAAAGTGGGACTTGAGCCACTGGAAGAATATGTAAAACACTGGAATATGACTTATACAGTCCCGGATTCCGAAGAGACACAGTTTGCCGAGAGAATGGATAACGCAGTTATTATGCCGGTATTTGTAGGCGAGAATTGTCATATCTCGAATACTTTAATTGTAAAATTGAGCAACCTAACCTCCGATTGTATAGTTGATGACACATTGTATTGGGAATCCCCGGAAGGATGGGCCGTAGAGCCCCAAAACCTTCCGGTAAAGATTGCAAAAAAAGGCAGCATTGTCGTAAAATTCAAAATAAAAAACAAAGGGGAAAGGCTTTATCCCACTCCACAATTTTCTATTCTCCTCCCTTATGCTAAAGGCAAAAAATATAACGTTACAAGGTCAGTCCCTGTTATTCGTAAAGCATATGCCAACAAAACAACTACTCCACCGGTTATTGATGGTAAAATTTCTGAATCTGTCTGGCGAAAACCTGTTTCATTACTCTTTTCACCGAATGGGAATTCAACGAAAATAGATTCTACGTATTTCTATTTTTCTTATGATGATAGCAATCTTTATGTCTCTGCATATTGCAAGGAATCGAAGATAGATTCTATATTCGCCGCTTCAACGGAACACGACGAAGCAGTTTATAACGATGATTGTATAGGTTATTTCTTCCAGCCGGATACGGCAAAAAACGAGGTCTATCAAGTCTATTTCAACCCTCTTGGAACGGCGTTCGACCAAAAAATATCGGGAATGGATGCCGATAGAAATTGGAACGGCGTTTATGAAATAAAAACATCAAAGGGAAATAATTTCTGGGCTGTAGAAACGCGGATTCCTCTTAGCCAGTTTGGAGTATCGGGCAAACCCGGGCAACAATGGAGACTAAACTTTAGACGTAAACAAAAAAGAATGCAAAACTCTGGCGATTGGCAGGTCCCAATAAACTACGACCCCAATACGTATGGAATTCTCATTATGAAATAA
- a CDS encoding ARMT1-like domain-containing protein: MKIFPDCIPCLLKQTLTTLQFATDDPDLHIQGLKEIVRIMPSLIELPTPTHIGRVIHNLSKVTTCNPDPYKKVKTEHTETALKLYPQLIAKLKSSTQKPLLTALKIAAAGNTIDFARGKDFDLSKELELTLNKEFKLCDYDKFINDLKKADKILYIGDNAGETVFDKVLIEEINNYRKDKNVFYAVRGVPVINDATYEDAIASGISDVAEIVDSGTDAPAALLEYCTPAFHKLFNQSSLIISKGQGNYEGLSESNAPIYFLFKVKCPAIEKSLNATLGDLLLLRNPFSV; this comes from the coding sequence ATGAAAATTTTTCCCGATTGTATACCTTGTTTGCTTAAACAAACCTTAACGACATTGCAATTCGCAACGGACGACCCTGATTTACATATACAGGGATTAAAAGAAATTGTTAGAATTATGCCCTCTCTAATAGAATTACCCACGCCAACACATATCGGCAGGGTAATACACAATTTATCCAAAGTTACAACTTGCAATCCCGACCCTTATAAAAAAGTAAAAACAGAACACACGGAAACTGCATTAAAACTTTATCCTCAATTAATTGCAAAACTTAAATCTTCCACGCAAAAACCTCTTTTAACTGCCTTAAAAATAGCCGCCGCAGGCAATACGATAGATTTTGCAAGAGGCAAAGATTTTGACCTTTCAAAAGAACTTGAACTTACTCTTAACAAAGAATTTAAACTGTGCGATTATGATAAATTTATAAATGACCTGAAGAAAGCAGACAAAATTTTATACATAGGGGACAATGCCGGAGAAACTGTTTTTGATAAAGTATTAATTGAAGAAATTAATAACTATCGCAAAGATAAAAACGTTTTTTATGCCGTAAGAGGTGTCCCCGTAATCAACGATGCCACTTATGAAGATGCCATCGCATCAGGCATATCCGACGTTGCAGAAATCGTAGATTCGGGCACGGATGCCCCGGCAGCATTACTTGAATATTGCACTCCTGCTTTTCACAAATTGTTTAATCAGTCTTCGCTTATAATAAGCAAAGGGCAGGGAAATTACGAAGGTCTATCTGAATCTAATGCGCCTATATATTTCTTATTTAAGGTCAAATGCCCGGCTATTGAAAAATCTCTCAACGCAACCCTCGGCGACCTTCTCCTCCTTAGAAATCCCTTCTCTGTTTAA
- a CDS encoding glycosyltransferase family 4 protein gives MSKKVLVIAYYFPPMGMGGVRRVVSFCKYLPQKNWSPIVLSVKNIKYFINDDSFLREINYPVVRTESADPLRLLKSFNLKTNKKNVSSSFHKLSSFMFIPDNKIGWFPYALKSGLNLIKKHKPDVIFASAPPYTSLLIGYYLKKLTKLPLVVEFRDPWPYSSYPTFLHKKINESLKTKVLKPADAVITINKVISKNLPPNTIIIPPGYDPDDFINKNTHKPSSKHKFTITYTGSFFPPRTPEYFLKALSELTIENPSLSEDIKLELIGLHSTQEQETIKKLNLENIVEIIPYLPHNECIQKLIASDLLWIMIDNVEDTASTGKIGEYLGAGKPILATVPEGPCADIINETRTGMVVPPRDIQAIKKAIYDFYLKYKSKSHQTGKPESYSWQNLTSKLTDIFDSLT, from the coding sequence TTGTCTAAAAAAGTCCTTGTAATCGCTTACTACTTCCCGCCTATGGGAATGGGTGGAGTGCGCAGAGTCGTTAGTTTCTGCAAATACCTCCCGCAAAAAAACTGGTCGCCGATTGTCCTCAGCGTTAAAAACATTAAATACTTCATTAATGACGATTCCTTTTTACGGGAAATTAACTACCCCGTTGTTCGAACGGAATCCGCAGACCCGCTAAGACTTTTAAAATCCTTTAACTTAAAAACAAATAAAAAAAACGTATCTTCTTCTTTTCACAAATTAAGTTCTTTTATGTTTATACCCGATAATAAAATCGGATGGTTTCCGTATGCCCTAAAATCAGGATTAAATCTCATAAAAAAACATAAACCCGATGTTATATTCGCATCTGCCCCTCCTTATACTTCACTTCTTATCGGCTATTATTTGAAAAAACTTACAAAACTACCCCTTGTCGTTGAATTCAGAGACCCCTGGCCCTACTCTTCTTACCCGACTTTCCTGCACAAAAAAATAAACGAATCCTTAAAAACAAAAGTTTTAAAACCCGCAGATGCCGTTATAACTATAAATAAAGTTATTTCTAAAAACTTACCGCCAAATACAATTATAATTCCTCCCGGCTATGACCCCGATGATTTTATAAATAAAAACACACACAAACCTTCAAGCAAACACAAATTCACAATAACTTATACCGGTTCTTTTTTCCCTCCACGAACCCCGGAATATTTTCTAAAAGCGCTGTCCGAACTTACAATTGAAAATCCTTCTTTATCCGAAGACATTAAATTAGAGTTAATTGGTTTACATTCGACGCAAGAGCAAGAAACCATAAAAAAACTGAATCTTGAAAACATAGTTGAAATTATTCCTTACTTGCCTCATAATGAATGCATACAAAAGCTTATCGCTTCGGATTTACTGTGGATAATGATTGATAATGTTGAAGACACCGCTTCTACTGGTAAAATCGGCGAATACCTTGGGGCAGGCAAACCCATTTTGGCTACCGTTCCGGAAGGTCCCTGCGCCGATATTATTAATGAAACTCGGACAGGAATGGTTGTCCCGCCGCGGGATATACAAGCAATTAAAAAAGCAATTTATGATTTCTACTTGAAATATAAATCCAAATCCCATCAAACAGGCAAACCCGAATCTTATAGCTGGCAAAATCTTACGTCTAAATTAACGGATATTTTTGATTCTTTGACTTAA
- a CDS encoding polysaccharide biosynthesis tyrosine autokinase: MHSEIDLRKYLRVFLRQKWVFIGVFLGIVALTYVKTIITTKIYVGTTKVLIKRTSTLLGESQILEEAFGIDTNCEILRSRGFMEKVAFAMRDQKLDFAFLKGNTAPDILLQRTMVTPLRESDIIQIVVHSFTPAEVAGMANNIAETFKNYSVEIARAKITETRKFIEAEMPAAVQKLKDAEDSLRIFKENEKLVSISAGGSVLQEQVLKLKDKNSELVAEIETRKKELVYTEEKLKEENDKLASYIIKVDNPSITSLRSQLVRLESEYSSYVLAGLEKGNPKLKSLETKLDELKSALVNKVQTRSEEEILMIDPLLYPQELSKKILDIRSNIFILEAEKEALDERINKVGDDVKKFPSKEYEIAALERIYKFNGAIYEKLVDRYEEAKLAEVGEIGNVVIVEYATPPVIPETPNPKMNMLLGLIFGFGLAVAGLFVKEYLDPSIKEIEDVERAKIPIIGAVPFSSSPIVKDSISPLAEAYNKLRVNLKFSKAGTKLRSVVISSCNAGEGKSTVSSNIGIIYAKMDVKTIIIEADLRKPSLHKIFKIHSKIGLSNYLVSEVEEKEIIQSTHEENLSIIPAGHIPPNPGELIDSERMRTLVSGLKERYDIVIIDSPPLVSCADGFLLGTIADGVIVVIELGKTQRAALSQMVSSFKSTGASFLGVIPNRVRQSVYYRYPYYYKYYTAKS; the protein is encoded by the coding sequence ATGCATTCAGAAATAGATTTAAGGAAATATTTAAGGGTATTTTTACGACAGAAGTGGGTATTTATTGGGGTTTTTCTGGGAATAGTTGCACTTACATATGTGAAAACAATAATAACTACAAAGATATATGTAGGTACAACGAAGGTATTAATAAAAAGGACATCAACACTACTTGGAGAAAGTCAAATTCTTGAAGAAGCATTTGGAATAGATACAAACTGTGAGATATTGCGGTCTCGTGGGTTTATGGAAAAAGTAGCTTTCGCAATGAGAGACCAAAAACTGGATTTTGCTTTTCTTAAGGGAAATACAGCCCCGGATATTTTGCTTCAAAGAACTATGGTTACACCGCTGAGGGAATCTGATATAATCCAGATAGTCGTGCATTCGTTTACTCCGGCAGAAGTGGCAGGTATGGCGAATAATATTGCGGAGACATTTAAGAATTATTCCGTAGAAATAGCAAGAGCAAAAATAACAGAAACAAGAAAGTTTATAGAAGCAGAAATGCCGGCAGCAGTACAAAAATTAAAGGACGCGGAAGATAGTCTGAGAATATTTAAAGAAAACGAAAAACTTGTATCAATTTCAGCCGGCGGGTCAGTTTTGCAAGAGCAAGTTCTTAAATTAAAAGACAAAAATTCAGAATTAGTTGCGGAAATAGAAACAAGGAAAAAAGAATTAGTATATACGGAGGAAAAGTTAAAAGAGGAAAATGATAAGTTGGCAAGTTATATAATAAAAGTAGATAACCCATCTATAACAAGTCTAAGAAGTCAATTGGTGAGATTGGAAAGCGAATATTCTTCTTATGTATTAGCCGGGTTAGAAAAAGGAAATCCTAAACTAAAATCTTTGGAAACGAAGTTAGACGAATTAAAAAGTGCATTAGTGAATAAAGTACAAACGCGTTCAGAAGAAGAGATTTTAATGATTGACCCGCTTTTATATCCGCAGGAATTGTCAAAAAAGATATTGGATATAAGGTCAAACATTTTTATTTTGGAGGCCGAAAAAGAAGCATTGGATGAGAGAATCAATAAAGTAGGAGATGATGTAAAAAAATTCCCAAGTAAGGAATATGAAATTGCAGCACTTGAAAGAATATATAAATTTAATGGAGCGATATATGAAAAATTAGTTGATAGATACGAAGAAGCTAAATTAGCGGAAGTAGGGGAAATAGGAAATGTAGTAATAGTAGAATATGCTACCCCGCCGGTAATACCTGAAACACCAAATCCCAAAATGAATATGTTGCTGGGATTGATATTTGGATTTGGACTTGCGGTAGCCGGGTTATTTGTGAAGGAATATTTGGACCCTTCAATAAAAGAGATAGAAGATGTAGAGAGAGCAAAAATACCAATAATAGGCGCGGTGCCGTTTTCCTCAAGTCCAATAGTGAAAGATTCTATATCTCCGCTTGCAGAAGCATATAATAAACTAAGAGTAAATTTGAAGTTTTCAAAGGCTGGAACGAAATTAAGAAGCGTAGTAATTTCAAGTTGTAATGCCGGTGAAGGTAAATCAACGGTAAGTTCAAATATAGGTATAATATATGCAAAAATGGATGTAAAAACTATAATAATAGAAGCAGATTTGAGAAAACCAAGCTTGCATAAAATTTTTAAAATACATTCCAAAATAGGGTTATCAAATTATTTGGTGAGTGAAGTAGAAGAGAAGGAAATAATACAAAGTACACACGAAGAAAATTTAAGTATAATACCTGCGGGACATATACCACCAAATCCCGGCGAATTAATAGATTCGGAGAGGATGAGAACGTTAGTTTCCGGCTTAAAAGAGAGGTATGATATTGTTATAATAGACTCGCCGCCATTGGTTAGTTGCGCAGATGGGTTCTTGTTGGGAACAATAGCAGATGGAGTCATAGTGGTTATAGAATTAGGAAAAACTCAAAGAGCCGCATTGTCACAAATGGTATCGTCTTTCAAGTCAACGGGAGCGTCGTTTTTAGGTGTAATTCCTAATAGAGTAAGGCAATCAGTGTATTATAGATACCCGTATTATTATAAATATTACACGGCAAAGAGCTAA
- a CDS encoding SLBB domain-containing protein produces MVLLYFLLLQIPKSSSIVGQVESPAAKYYLYVGEEGDLQLKVSIWGEIGMPGLYSITEDVDMATLISLAGGPTKNANLSNIKIMRSFPRPEVINVNMKGYFKTGNRAKIPFLKPGDMVKVDGTPWYKVQEVAKFITEATITIGVYYQLYNLLKNK; encoded by the coding sequence ATGGTATTATTGTATTTCTTGTTATTGCAAATCCCTAAAAGTTCATCTATAGTGGGGCAGGTGGAATCTCCTGCGGCAAAGTATTATTTGTATGTTGGCGAAGAAGGAGATTTACAGCTTAAGGTCTCGATATGGGGAGAAATAGGTATGCCCGGACTCTATTCTATAACGGAAGATGTAGATATGGCAACTTTGATATCGTTAGCGGGGGGCCCGACGAAAAATGCGAACTTATCAAATATAAAAATAATGCGTTCTTTCCCGCGTCCCGAAGTAATAAATGTGAATATGAAGGGATACTTTAAGACAGGGAACAGGGCAAAAATACCATTTCTAAAACCGGGGGATATGGTTAAAGTAGATGGAACTCCATGGTATAAAGTTCAGGAAGTAGCTAAATTTATAACCGAAGCGACAATAACGATAGGTGTATATTACCAACTGTACAATTTACTAAAAAACAAGTAA
- the argS gene encoding arginine--tRNA ligase yields the protein MEKYALSVAQEQAQEILKKAFPEVNTNRVQVFYPPAEIEADLSIPLFGVAKELKQNPMKLAEDVASKSDCVGTLFSKITAEKGYVNFVFDREKINKQVFNDYLSFAEEYGISDIGKDKKVVIDYSSPNIAKPFSIGHLRTTVLGQSLCNIFRFAGYEVIAENHIGDWGTQFGKLIYAYKQWGNKEDIEASPIKALLELYVRFHKEAESVSGGNPEIENEARKWFKKLEEKDAEATEIWKWFKDVSLKEFERIYKILGVKFDDIIGESFYNDMLKGIVVEALDKKVAEWEEIVSTEQLEENFPQKSKLVLIKLDNYGIRQPLLLQKSDGTSLYATRELAAIKHRMEKWNPEQVIYVVGAEQKLHFQQCFKAAELLGYNVKCVHIWFGLIRMADGKMSTREGRVIFLEDVLNEAIQRAKNIVAERDMSEEEKEKTAQIIGIGAIKYTDLSQDRVKDVVFDWDKMLSLDGDSAPYIQYVYTRVKSILRKADFDSATKLNLRPELLVEKEETDIIKRISHFPEIINQALENYEPHRIANYLFDFAQSFNRLYANVSILKAENEELRNIRLVLIDIARCIIKRGLGLLGIDAPEKM from the coding sequence ATGGAAAAATATGCATTAAGCGTTGCTCAGGAACAAGCGCAAGAAATATTAAAAAAGGCGTTTCCTGAGGTAAATACAAATAGAGTTCAGGTTTTTTATCCCCCTGCTGAAATAGAAGCGGATTTGTCTATTCCGCTTTTTGGAGTTGCTAAAGAATTGAAACAAAATCCTATGAAATTAGCGGAAGATGTTGCAAGCAAATCGGATTGTGTCGGGACTTTGTTCAGCAAGATAACAGCAGAAAAAGGATACGTAAATTTTGTATTCGACAGGGAAAAAATTAACAAACAAGTCTTTAATGATTATTTGTCATTTGCTGAAGAGTATGGTATTTCGGATATAGGCAAAGACAAAAAAGTAGTCATAGATTATTCATCCCCGAACATTGCCAAACCTTTTTCGATTGGACATTTACGTACTACGGTGCTCGGGCAGTCACTTTGTAATATTTTTCGCTTTGCCGGATATGAAGTGATAGCCGAAAATCATATCGGAGATTGGGGCACTCAATTTGGGAAACTGATTTATGCGTATAAGCAATGGGGGAACAAAGAGGATATTGAAGCATCACCCATAAAAGCGTTATTAGAATTATATGTAAGATTTCATAAAGAAGCGGAATCCGTCTCAGGCGGAAATCCTGAAATAGAAAACGAAGCAAGGAAGTGGTTTAAAAAATTGGAAGAAAAAGATGCGGAAGCGACAGAAATATGGAAGTGGTTTAAAGATGTCAGTTTGAAGGAGTTTGAAAGAATATACAAGATTTTAGGAGTGAAATTTGATGATATTATAGGGGAAAGTTTTTATAATGATATGCTCAAGGGAATAGTGGTTGAAGCGCTTGATAAAAAAGTAGCCGAATGGGAAGAAATAGTATCCACGGAACAGTTGGAAGAAAATTTTCCCCAGAAGAGCAAGTTAGTTTTAATAAAACTTGATAATTACGGCATCAGACAGCCGTTGTTGCTTCAAAAAAGTGATGGAACGAGTTTATATGCAACAAGAGAATTAGCCGCTATCAAACACAGGATGGAAAAATGGAATCCCGAACAGGTTATTTATGTGGTCGGGGCCGAACAGAAATTGCATTTCCAGCAGTGTTTCAAGGCAGCTGAACTTCTGGGATATAACGTAAAATGCGTTCATATATGGTTTGGATTAATAAGAATGGCTGACGGCAAGATGAGCACTCGTGAGGGCAGGGTTATATTCCTTGAGGATGTTCTAAACGAAGCAATTCAAAGAGCAAAAAACATAGTAGCGGAAAGAGATATGTCGGAAGAGGAGAAAGAAAAAACAGCGCAAATAATAGGAATCGGAGCTATAAAATATACTGACCTTTCCCAGGATAGGGTAAAAGATGTAGTTTTTGACTGGGATAAGATGTTAAGTCTTGATGGGGATAGCGCGCCTTATATTCAATATGTTTATACCAGAGTAAAGTCAATACTACGGAAGGCGGATTTTGACAGCGCTACAAAGCTTAACTTAAGACCTGAATTATTGGTTGAGAAAGAAGAAACGGATATCATAAAAAGAATCTCTCATTTCCCGGAAATTATTAACCAGGCATTAGAAAATTATGAGCCGCATCGGATTGCTAATTATTTGTTTGATTTTGCGCAAAGTTTTAACCGGTTATATGCAAACGTATCTATATTAAAAGCGGAAAACGAAGAGTTAAGAAATATCAGATTAGTGTTGATAGATATTGCGAGATGTATTATTAAGAGAGGGTTGGGGTTATTGGGGATAGATGCGCCGGAGAAGATGTGA